The following proteins come from a genomic window of Athalia rosae chromosome 1, iyAthRosa1.1, whole genome shotgun sequence:
- the LOC105687068 gene encoding eukaryotic translation initiation factor 4 gamma 3-like isoform X1 yields MVSRYGVTKEGTVGVTVSVGAMHCLLPHCSPHHLSPHGHNHLHHHNHHNHHPPPSPSPHGHLSQLNHAHQLTININHNQLQSQQTQHQQQAPPQYRIITASARSDVNFHVPGQNYGGQPGGQVGGGGGSVGVPGGRGPPPLGSIQSIGQSATGIPQGGQTGAQQAPPQSQTPGVQSQQPQGPPPTTTPPVHTPSPQDMGKPAHLQAQPSSLQQNIYVTNQTRPTPQVYYPTGARQQAPRGLSHRAGQGSGGAQVVGMQAVGAGGGQPTAMYQHPAGLPPALYMPGQVPLHASHVGPHQQSVYMNNQMQSVQVLFSGPPPRHHGHQSQPLYPAYQPTILAPNVYGYPSGPATQHTGYYLTPPGPQINLSRAGSGAVSGGAQHVGSPLAGGQGATIVQQGGIQQPSQQPQPMQQIPLALGQTEVYQGHNGGAQNAANSSTNPRKPRRKQAIIDIVDPKTGKNISDEIYDDDAATQSGDSSNRATPQPQNCGMDMIADFLARVTKAAYEVSDSDSPAPASAPETPTSQNASQTLPNIKIQTNPEIDNNSLCNTGPTTPTQSIPSVQPFSSQSLVSSNTAVQVDSCPTKPKEHKPLQLSVKEFQPRSEIKIVAEEPQPIPVVINQEIISSQLPAPAPIPVPEPEPVASVLPSSISQTSNIPTTIASSTIVPTDVPSSAVISANSNPVPSKDDFPTLECKAPLSSPARRKPHNQGQSQPIAQPASEVPPSAPKEPKERKLSERNLNSRGTTPTPIQNQLDHQQTKPNGDTIGEKIEKHDAEPISKNDQQQQRLVDGKATQKQKTKRGQLKNRDLNRKGAEKEGTDMDAFVNAAVPSAKSETKQPEPVKQETKESSDLNDTEIESAKDIEDEENIESKKEAEATLTLKIEQTTPEAPGENTPIQTPTTEKLPSVIPNNKESSKETTPTIEESCNIQESCKMPVKTVSADVVDHVTVANDIELESAIVAQKNEENAKVSALHAPSEEQQVTTPVIEKQNENKVPEENDATPKGPQPLKYDYKDDQWSPLNTEGKKVYDRDFLIKLQHDPNSKIKPLNLPDLEVVLKENSRSRGPIDQRQFKDTLGLGRHESLFPGFVKSSQSARGSLASKRSSQQSNKPKSGNKPALIHVSLSLREDVKLRETENAWKPGRLKAEDISEEEAKTQALYKRVRGVLNKLTPQKFDTLVNQVRALKIDSQERLQGVIDLVFEKAVDEPSFSVAYALMCKELGMKEVSAPDGKSASNDKGSNFRKLILTRCQMEFEKNTAAENARVLKMKEIESCTDPEKKKELQLAWVEEERRIRVKSVGNIRFIGELFKLGMLTSRIMQACIRNLLDLNDEESLECLCKLLSTVGKDLESKNQESMQNLDLCFKQMQDIVNRKVPGKVSSRVRFMLQDVIELRANKWVPRRDDSNPKTMDQIQKEAETERLDSHLNNTPLNTPRKDDRNNDRKRNRGGGSTEEGWSLPIRSNRQQYSVEAAKLKTKPPPNDSIQLGNKKMYLWQNASIEPPKTITPNKFAMLENMSSEQERRSERSGPPLSGSRSTGPRDFGRSDYKSSFDGRHSRNGSQQLSSRSSSRDSSLHDSSRSQSMSMPPPQPKKSITPPAPAIVPNKPASSMSEEQLAKKVGNIIDEYLSNTNIANAALEVSETFDNSTFASFVREVHNVVIEKSAVARKLVGQLLTHLLTKNILPLSLYLAGLREVLDTAEDLVIDIPKIWVYLAELIWQPLAEGVHPFSELKSSMASLKSKGLAGKLMGELMIMLVREKTPKWIMDKWTQAGLDWSDFLRENEPVNDYLKKYKLEFMLGDNNSSFGSLVGQQSWEQIHERLRSLMANEKENSFDNICSWISANVGERAREPQFIRILMTAILEVSIEPYNDTWKFVIDKFKNLEALISRHIDGNAKVLELQCIIAVQEYINKLEHPSGVLLKIIETLWVDSIVSYDAFIAWESDKDLTPIPGKSVALMALTSFFTSLKEVEDESSDEA; encoded by the exons ATGGTTTCGAGATACGGTGTGACCAAAGAAGGTACCGTTGGGGTGACCGTTAGCGTTGGGGCGATGCACTGTTTACTACCCCATTGTAGTCCCCATCACTTGTCACCACACGGTCACAATCATTTACACCATCACAATCATCACAACCACCATCCACCGCCCTCGCCAAGTCCTCACGGTCATCTGAGTCAGTTGAACCACGCGCATCAGTTGACCATTAATATTAACCACAATCAACTCCAGTCTCAGCAGActcaacatcaacaacaagcTCCGCCTCAGTATAGGATCATCACAGCCAGTGCCA GATCAGACGTGAACTTTCATGTGCCTGGACAGAACTACGGAGGTCAACCTGGTGGTCAGGttggtgggggtgggggtagCGTAGGTGTACCCGGAGGTAGAGGGCCCCCGCCACTTGGAAGTATACAGAGCATCGGACAATCTGCAACGGGTATACCCCAAGGAGGTCAAACAGGGGCGCAGCAGGCTCCTCCACAGTCGCAAACACCCGGAGTACAGTCTCAGCAACCTCAGGGACCACCCCCTACGACTACACCTCCGGTTCACACGCCATCACCTCAAGACATGGGCAAACCAGCTCATTTGCAGGCGCAACCGTCATCCCTGCaacaaaatatttatgtaaCAAATCAAACGAGACCAACGCCacag GTTTACTACCCAACGGGAGCGAGGCAACAAGCACCAAGAGGTCTTAGTCACAGAGCAGGTCAGGGAAGCGGTGGAGCACAAGTCGTAGGCATGCAAGCGGTAGGCGCGGGTGGGGGCCAACCAACGGCTATGTATCAGCACCCTGCTGGTTTGCCACCTGCACTGTACATGCCAGGCCAGGTGCCTTTGCATGCTTCACACGTTGGCCCCCACCAACAGTCTGTTTATATGAACAATCAGATGCAGTCCGTTCAGGTATTA TTTTCGGGTCCACCACCACGACATCACGGTCATCAAAGTCAACCTTTGTATCCAGCTTATCAACCCACTATCCTGGCGCCAAATGTCTATGGATATCCATCTGGTCCCGCAACGCAACATACCGGAT ACTACTTGACGCCACCAGGTCCTCAAATTAATTTGAGTAGAGCAGGATCAGGAGCAGTTAGTGGAGGGGCTCAACATGTTGGAAGTCCGCTGGCTGGGGGTCAAGGAGCTACCATTGTTCAGCAAGGTGGTATCCAACAGCCTTCTCAGCAGCCTCAGCCAATGCAACAGATACCTTTAGCTTTGGGGCAAACTG AAGTTTACCAAGGCCACAATGGTGGTGCACAGAATGCAGCGAACAGTTCTACCAATCCTAGAAAACCGAGAAGAAAGCAAGCTATTATAGATATCGTGGATCCcaaaacaggaaaaaatatTAGTGATGAGATCTACGATGACGATGCTGCAACTCAAAGTGGTGATTCTAGTAATAGAGCAACCCCCCAGCCACAG AATTGCGGTATGGATATGATAGCCGACTTTTTGGCTCGGGTTACAAAAGCCGCGTATGAAGTATCAGACTCCGATTCACCAGCCCCGGCTAGCGCGCCGGAAACTCCCACTTCTCAAAATGCCTCTCAAACCTTACCCAAtatcaaaattcaaacaaatcCAGAGATCGATAATAACAGTCTATGTAATACTGGTCCTACAACGCCAACGCAAAGTATACCTAGCGTTCAACCCTTTAGTAGTCAATCCTTAGTTTCTTCTAATACCGCGGTTCAAGTTGATTCGTGTCCCACCAAACCAAAGGAACATAAACCACTTCAACTATCTGTCAAAGAGTTTCAACCgagaagcgaaataaaaatcgtagcCGAGGAACCCCAACCAATCCCAGTTGTTATCAACcaagaaattatttcttcacaGTTGCCCGCACCTGCTCCCATCCCTGTTCCTGAACCAGAGCCAGTCGCTTCTGTTCTTCCTTCGAGtatctctcaaacttcaaatatCCCTACGACGATTGCAAGCTCAACCATCGTACCCACCGATGTCCCTAGCAGTGCTGTTATATCGGCAAATTCCAATCCTGTACCTTCCAAAGACGATTTCCCCACATTAGAATGCAAGGCTCCCTTAAGTTCTCCGGCGCGCCGTAAGCCTCATAATCAAGGACAGTCTCAACCCATCGCACAGCCTGCTTCCGAAGTACCTCCTTCAGCACCAAAGGAACCAAAGGAGCGGAAGTTAAGCGAGAGGAACCTCAACTCTAGGGGTACCACGCCAACTCCGATACAGAATCAGTTGGATCATCAACAAACAAAACCCAATGGAGACACTATAGgtgaaaagattgaaaaacatGACGCAGAACCAATCTCCAAAAATGATCAACAGCAACAAAGGCTCGTGGATG GTAAAGCCACACAGAAGCAAAAGACTAAGCGAGGGCAGCTCAAAAATAGGGACCTCAATCGTAAAGGTGCTGAAAAAGAGGGCACCGATATGGATGCATTTGTGAATGCTGCCGTGCCCTCTGCAAAATCTGAAACTAAACAACCGGAGCCAGTAAAGCAAGAAACTAAAGAATCTTCGGATCTGAATGATACAGAAATAGAATCTGCTAAGGATATCgaggatgaagaaaatatcgaatcTAAAAAGGAGGCTGAAGCAACGCTCACCTTGAAGATCGAACAAACTACTCCGGAAGCTCCAGGAGAAAACACTCCAATTCAGACGCCGACAACAGAAAAGCTGCCATCGGTTATTCCAAATAACAAAGAATCTTCAAAGGAAACAACTCCCACGATAGAAGAAAGTTGTAATATTCAAGAATCTTGCAAAATGCCTGTCAAAACTGTTAGCGCTGACGTAGTAGACCATGTCACGGTTGCCAATGACATCGAACTGGAATCGGCGATAGTGgcacaaaaaaacgaagaaaatgctAAAGTCTCCGCTTTACATGCACCCAGCGAAGAACAGCAAGTTACCACGCCAgtgatagaaaaacaaaatgaaaacaagGTACCTGAAGAAAATGATGCCACTCCAAAAGGACCTCAGCCTCTCAAATATGATTATAAAGATGATCAATGGAGTCCGTTAAATACAGAAGGAAAGAAAGTCTATGATCGCGACTTTTTGATAAAGCTTCAACATGATCCAAACAGCAAAATTAAGCCATTAAATCTCCCTGATCTAGAAGTTGTTCTCAAAGAAAACTCTAGGAGTCGTGGTCCTATCGACCAGAGGCAATTCAAAGATACACTGGGTCTAGGCAGGCACGAATCGTTGTTCCCTGGATTTGTAAAATCATCACAAAGTGCTCGAGGGTCTCTAGCTTCAAAACGGAGTAGTCAACAAAGCAACAAACCAAAAAGTGGCAACAAACCAGCTCTTATTCACGTTTCTCTATCTCTAAGAGAAGAtgtaaaattgagagaaacagaaaatgcATGGAAACCTGGCCGGCTCAAGGCTGAGGACATTAGTGAAGAGGAAGCCAAAACCCAAGCTCTTTACAAGAGAGTGCGAGGAGTGTTGAACAAATTGACGCCGCAAAAGTTTGACACATTAGTCAACCAAGTTAGAGCTCTGAAAATTGATTCGCAAGAAAGGCTGCAAGGTGTCATTGACCTGGTATTTGAAAAG GCAGTTGACGAGCCCAGCTTCTCAGTAGCGTATGCTCTTATGTGCAAAGAACTCGGAATGAAGGAAGTGAGTGCTCCGGACGGTAAATCCGCGTCGAATGATAAGGGTAGCAACTTTAGAAAACTAATTCTAACTCGATGTCAAatggaattcgaaaaaaatactgCTGCCGAAAATGCCAGAGTTCTAAAAATGAAGGAGATTGAATCATGCACTGATCCC gagaagaaaaaggaactgCAGTTGGCTTGggtagaagaagagagaagaattcGTGTTAAATCTGTTGGTAATATTAG ATTTATAGGAGAACTTTTCAAGCTAGGGATGCTCACTTCTAGGATCATGCAAGCGTGCATACGTAACTTGCTCGATCTCAATGACGAGGAGAGTCTAGAATGTTTATGCAAGCTACTTAGTACAGTTGGAAAAGACTTGGAATCCAAGAATCAG GAATCTATGCAGAACCTGGACCTATGTTTCAAACAAATGCAGGACATCGTCAATCGCAAAGTCCCGGGTAAAGTCAGTTCAAGGGTACGATTTATGTTACAAGATGTGATAGAATTGAGAGCAAACAAGTGGGTACCAAGGAGAGATGACAGCAATCCCAAAACAATGGATCAAATTCAGAAAGAAGCTGAAACAGAACGTCTGGATTCGCATTTGAATAACACTCCATTGAACACACCAAGGAAAGATGACAGAAACAATGATAGAAAACGAAATC GTGGCGGTGGCTCTACCGAAGAAGGTTGGAGCCTTCCGATTAGGAGTAATCGACAACAGTATTCCGTCGAAGCCGCTAAGCTCAAAACCAAACCG CCTCCTAACGACAGTATCCAATTAGGTAATAAAAAGATGTATCTATGGCAGAACGCTTCTATTGAACCCCCAAAAACTATTACACCAAACAAATTCGCCATGTTGGAAAATATGTCCAGTGAACAAGAAAGACGTTCCGAACGATCAGGACCGCCACTCTCTGG CTCGAGGTCTACTGGTCCAAGAGATTTTGGTCGTTCGGATTACAAATCGTCATTTG aTGGCAGACATTCTCGGAATGGTAGCCAACAATTGAGCAGCAGGTCCTCGAGTCGGGATAGTTCGCTGCACGACAGTTCACGAAGTCAAAGTATGTCTATGCCTCCACCCCAACCGAAAAAATCTATCACTCCACCAGCACCTGCGATTGTCCCTAACAAACCAGCGTCGTCTATGTCTGAGGAACAGTTGGCtaaaaaagttggaaatattATAGATGAATATCTTTCAAATACAAATATTGCG AACGCAGCACTAGAGGTTAGTGAAACTTTCGACAATTCAACATTTGCAAGCTTCGTACGTGAGGTTCATAACGTAGTTATTGAGAAATCGGCAGTGGCCCGAAAGCTAGTGGGTCAACTCTTGACTCATCTCCTCACCAAGAACATTTTGCCATTGTCTCTCTATCTTGCTGG tcttagAGAAGTGTTGGACACAGCCGAGGATCTAGTGATTGATATTCCTAAGATTTGGGTCTACTTGGCAGAACTGATTT GGCAACCACTGGCAGAAGGTGTGCATCCCTTCTCGGAACTGAAGTCTTCAATGGCTTCTTTGAAAAGCAAAGGTCTGGCAGGGAAGTTGATGGGCGAATTAATGATCATGCTCGTTCGGGAAAAGACGCCGAAATGGATCATGGATAAATGGACCCAGGCTGGTCTTGATTGGAGCGACTTTTTACGAGAAAATGAGCCCGTCAATGACTATCtgaaaaaatac aaattggAGTTCATGTTGGGAGACAACAACAGTAGTTTTGGCAGCTTAGTGGGACAGCAAAGTTGGGAACAAATTCATGAGCGTCTCCGCAGTCTTATGGccaatgaaaaggaaaattccTTTGATAACATCTGCAGTTGGATTTCT GCAAATGTAGGCGAAAGAGCACGTGAACCTCAATTTATTAGGATCTTAATGACTGCAATTTTAGAAGTATCCATCG AACCGTATAATGATACATGGAAATTTGTAATCGACAAGTTCAAAAATTTAGAAGCTCTAATTTCTCGGCATATCGATGGCAATGCCAAGGTCTTGGAATTACAGTGCATCATCGCGGTTcaagaatatataaataaacttGAACATCCGTCAG GTgtacttttgaaaataattgaaacgctCTGGGTCGACAGCATAGTCTCATACGACGCTTTCATTGCATGGGAAAGCGATAAAGATCTCACGCCAATACCAGGCAAATCAGTTGCTCTAATGGCTTTGACGTCGTTCTTTACTTCACTGAAAGAAGTTGAAGACGAATCCAGCGATGAAGCGTGA